In the genome of Caldisphaera lagunensis DSM 15908, the window TAGTAAGTCAGAGACCAAAGAATGTAAATCCTGATGTATTAAGCCAAACAAATAATAAAATAATTTTAAAAATAGTTGAGCCTCAAGACATAGAATACGTTCAAGATGCTAGCGAAGAATTAAGCCAAGACTTAGCAGATTTATTGCCTGGGTTAAATCCAGGAGAGGCTATAATAATTGGTAGCATGGCCAAATTGCCAGCTTTAGTTAAGATAGAACTTTGCAACAGCAAAAAGTCAGGAGGAGACATTGATATAGTATCAGAGTGGAGCAATATTAATAAAAGCAACGAATCTATTGATGAAGATCTTAAATCCGTCTTTTGATTATAGAAAAGTATTCCAAAGGTTGATAAAAGCTTAAATTTCTTTTAGTATTATAAAAAACGTGGCGATGCATAAATAAGATGAACGCATATAATAGAATTCGGGGAACAAAGGCGCACAAAATTCTTATAATTACCTTAGTTGTTCTTATTATTTTTTCACTAGGTTATTATATTTCTTCATACCATATTAAAAATAAATCAGTAGAGCTAGAATCCCTTAGACCTATTTCTCCCGCTTCTCTGATGGTTGTTGCAGGACAGAATTTAACAGTATATTTGCCGAATTTTAAAAATAATGAAAATGAATATGCTCTAATATTTGTAGGTAATGGTTCTATAGTGAATGCTACAAATAATTATGCAATATTAAATTATGTATATCCTGGAAATTATTTAATTTATTACGAATTATATCAAAATGGTTTTCTTATAGGAGAATCTGAAAATAATTTGATGAAAATTGTTGTTACTCCTAATATACCATTAAACTTATCCCAATACCTTACAGTTCCAACAATTACATTTAATTCAACAGAAAACCCGACAGCACCCTTATTTAATGTATCTCAAAAAATTTATTTGATAGGAAGCTTTTTGCAACCACCATCTGGTCAAAACATGACAATATATGAATATGTATGGAACTTTGGTAATGGAACAATAAAAACAATATTAGCAAATCAAACAACATTATTACCTGAAGAAAATCCAGTTGTTGTTTATAATAAACCTGGTTTATATGCTGTATCATTAACAATAATAACTAAAAACGTTTCATCTGGGAAAACATATAACTATACAACATATCAAAGCATTGCAGTATCATCAAGATCATTATCCTTTAATATATTTACAACTTATTTTGATACACCAAATTCAAAGCTAATTATTTCTGCAGAAAATGTTCCAGGAGGTCCATATAGCTTTGACCCTCAAATAGATTATGATGCGATAGGATTTGAAGAGCTTTTAAACATATATTCTACATTAGTTATTTATAATGGTTCATCAACAACGTCTTTCCTACCAATGGCAGCAGCTTATTTACCAACTGTTGGTAATTGGTCAAACATAACTGCTAGATATTTATATGGAGCAATTTCACCAAATTATACAGTTTACATATTTAAAATAAGACCTGGTTTGTATTTCTCTAATGGAGATCCATTAACAGCATATGATGTATGGTATTCATTTATAAGAGATATGTTATTTGCAGGAGGAACACCAGGTACTCCAGGTTGGATATTAACACAATACCTTATACCAAATTATACACCATTTACCTCAGTTATTACTTCACCAAATGATACACAAGGATTTGATGAAATAATGAATGCAATAACTTATAATAATCAAACAGATACAGTAACTTTCCATCTATATAAACCAACAGCTCCTCAATTCTTATTTACTGCATTAGCTGACCCTGAAGGAACAGGTATATTGGATGCTAAATGGTTAGAACAAATAGGGGCAGGAATTAATTTCACACCAGCTGGATTTTATGCATATCAACAACAAGCAAATGAAGGTAATTATAATACACAAGTACAATGGAACCCAATATCATCTGGACCATACATGATCAAATCTTATACCCCTGGAGAAAGCGTTGTTTTATCACCAAATCCATATTGGCCCACAAATATTTCATACATACCTAAACCAAATGATACTGTTATAATATATTGGGTTAAAGATCCAAATACTGCATATGAAATGTTTGCATCTGGACAAGCTGATATAGTAACTTTCTTACCGTCTAATTACATAGTTCCGCTAGAGCAATTAGAATCTGAAGGACAAGCATCTTTATATGAATTTCCTAGCTTAAATGAATATATTTTTGCATTTACTTCTAACATAAATAATACAATATTATCTTCATTAAATCCCTCATATCATATACCTAGTTATTATTTTGCAAATCCATTGGTTAG includes:
- a CDS encoding ABC transporter substrate-binding protein — protein: MNAYNRIRGTKAHKILIITLVVLIIFSLGYYISSYHIKNKSVELESLRPISPASLMVVAGQNLTVYLPNFKNNENEYALIFVGNGSIVNATNNYAILNYVYPGNYLIYYELYQNGFLIGESENNLMKIVVTPNIPLNLSQYLTVPTITFNSTENPTAPLFNVSQKIYLIGSFLQPPSGQNMTIYEYVWNFGNGTIKTILANQTTLLPEENPVVVYNKPGLYAVSLTIITKNVSSGKTYNYTTYQSIAVSSRSLSFNIFTTYFDTPNSKLIISAENVPGGPYSFDPQIDYDAIGFEELLNIYSTLVIYNGSSTTSFLPMAAAYLPTVGNWSNITARYLYGAISPNYTVYIFKIRPGLYFSNGDPLTAYDVWYSFIRDMLFAGGTPGTPGWILTQYLIPNYTPFTSVITSPNDTQGFDEIMNAITYNNQTDTVTFHLYKPTAPQFLFTALADPEGTGILDAKWLEQIGAGINFTPAGFYAYQQQANEGNYNTQVQWNPISSGPYMIKSYTPGESVVLSPNPYWPTNISYIPKPNDTVIIYWVKDPNTAYEMFASGQADIVTFLPSNYIVPLEQLESEGQASLYEFPSLNEYIFAFTSNINNTILSSLNPSYHIPSYYFANPLVRKAFAYAFNYTQFINNILGNAKYHFNFGEQICGVIIQGLPYYVPPSELSNCPTFNLTYAKQLMEESGFYNISVNFPIIVSSGDTVDFTAAEMWAQALHEMDPNINAVPLYMPQTTIMSYQIPGQNPMPIYNLEWVPDYPLASDFVNALYLLSGDYAAPNGWNVSYFENLSKYFASQGNTFLANLFENESEQYEELNNLIIMANNAALQGNTSLASLYYKEAEQLAIDQYLYVYEYQPNLQWVIKPYMYAFNNQISYQENPINAEDSVFYWWFK